The sequence TTTATCAAGAAAAAACTCTATAAATGTGTTTATGCTGGTGACTATCAAAGGTTTTCTACAATTATTCATAAAGTATTGAAGAACTCCTTTATCAAAGGTAAAAATTATAGTCTTGAACCATTAATGAATGATTTATTTCTTTTACAAACCAGACAGCCATGGATAGTAACAGAATTGAGTAACCAACTAAAAGATTTAAGCACCCGGTTAGATGGGAGATTAGATTTGCAGAGAGAGATAATGAAATATCAGGCAAAATGCAAGGTAATTAGTCATCGGTAATCAGAGTTTCATTTCAAAGGAGACGAAGATGTTATATTCGCCAGTTTTAATTTTAAATTCAGGAATGACGCCCATAGACATCTGTCGGGTAAAGGATGCAATTGTGCTTCAGATATTGGAGAAGGCAAATGCGATTAGAGTCGAAGAAGATAAGAAAATCAGGTCACAATATCTATCATTCCCACTACCCCGGGTGATAACTCTAATTAATTACTATAAAATTCCGCGTAAAAAGGTAGTTTATTCGAGGTTAAATATTATTTATCGGGATGATATGAAATGTATGTATTGTGGAAAAAGGTATGCAATAGATTTTTTAACAGTTGACCATCTTATTCCACGTTCAAGATGG is a genomic window of bacterium containing:
- a CDS encoding HNH endonuclease, which codes for MLYSPVLILNSGMTPIDICRVKDAIVLQILEKANAIRVEEDKKIRSQYLSFPLPRVITLINYYKIPRKKVVYSRLNIIYRDDMKCMYCGKRYAIDFLTVDHLIPRSRWDSVPPQKRPPAINCWENQVCACRSCNAIKGNKLLHECGLTLRKQPYEPKYVPHLIISRPKAEKYGWLEFLTHNVKIVDFIV